The following are encoded in a window of Sminthopsis crassicaudata isolate SCR6 chromosome 5, ASM4859323v1, whole genome shotgun sequence genomic DNA:
- the SLC16A8 gene encoding monocarboxylate transporter 3, which translates to MGAGGPSERPGPAPDGGWGWAVLLGCFVVTGFSYAFPKAVSVYFKALMRDFDVGYSDTAWISSIMLAMLYGTGPVSSILVNQFGCRPVMLAGGLLASAGMVLASFTSSLVELYLTAGVLTGLGMALNFQPSLIMLGLYFDRRRPLANGLAAAGSPVFLSALSPLGQVLLERFGWRGGFLLMGGLLLNCCTCGAVMRPLPGGPGAQGGAGAPEEAREMLPLERGGKPSGSPGGRRRGKRLLDLSVFTDRGFVVYAVAKFILVLGLFVPTIMLVNYAKDAGVPDAEAAFLLSVIGFVDIVARPACGALAGLARVRPHVTYLFSLAMLANGLTDLCSARARSYGALVGFCVAFGLSYGMVGALQFEVLMATVGAHRFPSAIGLVLLVEAVAVLIGPPSAGRLVDALKNYEIIFYLAGSEVLLSALFLATATYCCLRKPRGPRPAPDHAGGAGDAGEAESDGEPGCPAAAAQENHVGPEREQAEEEEEREPVLGGSTETVGKGAF; encoded by the exons ATGGGGGCTGGCGGCCCTTCTGagcggcccggcccggccccggACGGAGGCTGGGGCTGGGCGGTGCTGCTCGGCTGCTTCGTGGTGACGGGCTTCTCCTACGCGTTCCCCAAGGCGGTCAGCGTGTACTTCAAGGCGCTCATGCGGGACTTCGACGTGGGCTACAGCGACACGGCCTGGATCTCCTCCATCATGCTGGCCATGCTCTATGGCACAG GGCCCGTGTCCAGCATCCTGGTGAACCAGTTTGGCTGCCGGCCGGTGATGCTGGCGGGGGGCCTGCTGGCCTCGGCCGGGATGGTCCTGGCCTCCTTCACCAGCAGCCTCGTGGAGCTCTACCTCACGGCCGGCGTGCTCACGG GTCTGGGCATGGCCCTCAACTTCCAGCCCTCGCTCATCATGCTGGGCCTCTACTTTGACCGCCGGCGGCCCCTGGCCAACGGGCTGGCGGCGGCGGGCAGCCCGGTCTTCCTGTCGGCCCTGTCTCCCCTGGGCCAGGTCCTGCTGGAGCGCTTCGGCTGGCGGGGGGGCTTCCTCCTCATGGGGGGGCTGCTGCTTAACTGCTGCACGTGTGGGGCGGTCATGAGGCCCCTGCCCGGGGGCCCCGGGGCTCAGGGCGGGGCCGGGGCCCCGGAGGAAGCCCGGGAGATGCTGCCTCTGGAGCGGGGCGGGAAGCCGTCGGGGAGCCCCGGGGGCCGGCGGCGCGGGAAGCGGCTGCTGGACCTGTCCGTCTTCACCGACCGGGGCTTCGTGGTCTACGCCGTGGCCAAGTTCATCCTGGTGCTGGGGCTGTTTGTGCCCACCATCATGCTGGTCAACTACGCCAAGGACGCGGGCGTGCCCGACGCCGAGGCCGCCTTCCTCCTCTCGGTCATCGGCTTCGTGGACATCGTGGCGCGGCCGGCCTGCGGGGCCCTGGCGGGGCTGGCCAGGGTCCGGCCCCACGTCACCTATCTCTTCAGCCTGGCCATGCTGGCCAACGGGCTGACCGACCTGTGCAGCGCCCGGGCCCGCTCCTACGGCGCCCTGGTGGGCTTCTGCGTGGCCTTCGGCCTCTCCTACGGCATGGTGGGCGCCCTGCAGTTCGAGGTGCTCATGGCGACCGTCGGGGCCCACCGGTTCCCCAGCGCCATCGGCCTGGTGCTGCTGGTGGAGGCCGTGGCCGTGCTCATCGGGCCGCCCTCGGCGG GCCGCCTGGTGGATGCCCTCAAGAACTACGAGATCATCTTCTACCTGGCAGGCTCCGAGGTGCTCCTGTCCGCCCTCTTCCTGGCCACGGCCACCTACTGCTGCCTGAGGAAGCCCCGAGGCCCCCGGCCGGCCCCGGACCATGCCGGCGGGGCCGGGGACGCGGGAGAGGCCGAGTCCGACGGCGAGCCCGGCtgccccgccgccgccgcccagGAGAACCACGTGGGCCCCGAGCGGGAGCAGGccgaggaagaggaggagagggagccCGTGCTGGGAGGCTCCACAGAGACTGTGGGCAAGGGCGCGTTCTAG